The sequence CTGGGACCAGCAGCGCCGGGACTTCGAGTTCAAGCCGGGCGCCATCTTCGCGCAGATCGTGATCGGCGACGAGATCAACCGCGCCTCGCCCAAGACCCAGTCGGCGCTGCTGGAGTCCATGGAGGAGCGCCAGGTCACCATCGACGGGCAGACCTACGAACTGCCCAGTCCCTTCATGGTGGTGGCCACCCAGAACCCGGTCGAGATGGAGGGCACCTATCCGCTGCCCGAGGCCCAGCGCGACCGCTTCATGGCCCGCGTCTCCGTCGGCTACCCGAGCGTCGAGGCCGAGCTGCAGATGCTGGACGTACACGGCGGTGTCTCCCCGCTGGAGGACCTGCAGCCGGTGGCGCACGCGCACGAGATCGTGAAGCTGATCGAGGCGGTGCGCGGCGTGCACGTCTCGGAGGCGGTGCGGCGCTACGCGGTCGAGCTGGTCGCGGCCACCCGCACCCACCCCGACCTCAGACTCGGCGCCTCCCCGCGCGCGACGCTGCATCTGCTGCGCGCGGCCAGGGCGGCCGCCGCCCTGGCCGGCCGGGAGTACGCGCTGCCGGACGACATCCAGGCCCTCGCCGTCGCCATCCTCGCCCACCGGCTGCTGCCCACCGCCCAGGCCCAGCTCAACCGGCGTACGGCCGAGCAGGTGGTGCTGGACATCCTGCAGCGCACGCCGGTTCCCGCGGCTCCGCAGCAGCAGAGCGGCTTCGGTGGTCTGGGGCGGTCGATCCCGGCCTATCCGCAGCAGCCCCCGCGGAGTCTGTGATGAGCATCGGGGGGACGGGGCGGGAGGGCGCCGACGGCGGGGAGGCGGGCGGTGTCCGTACGGCCCTGGCGGGGCTGACCACCCGCGGCCGTTCCTTCCTGGCGGCCGGCATCGCGGCCGCGATCTGCGCGTATGTCCTGGGCCAGGGCGAGCTGCTGCGGGTCGGCCTGCTGCTGGCCGTGCTGCCCCTGCTCTGCGCGACCGTGCTGTACCGCACCCGCTACCGGGTGTCCGGCAGCCGCCGGCTCTCCCCCGCGCGCGTACCCGCCGGCAGCGAGGCCCGGGTGCACCTGCGGATGGACAACGTCTCCCGGCTGCCCACGGGCCTGCTGATGCTCCAGGACCGGGTGCCCTACGTCCTCGGGCCCCGGCCCCGCTTCGTACTGGACCGGATGGAGCCGGGCGGCCGCCGCGAGGTGTCCTACCGGGTCCGCTCGGACCTGCGGGGCCGCTATCCGCTGGGGCCGCTGCAGCTGCGGCTGACCGACCCGTTCGGCATGTGCGAACTGACCCGGTCCTTCTCGACGTTCGACACGCTGACGGTCATCCCGCGCGTGGACCCGCTGGCACCGGTCCGCTTCAGCGGCGAGGCCAAGGGGTACGGCGACGGGCGGCAGCGCTCGCTGGCCCTGGCGGGCGAGGACGACGTGATCCCGCGCGGGTACCGCTACGGCGACGATCTGCGCCGGGTCCACTGGCGCTCCACGGCGCGCTACGGCGAGCTGATGGTGCGCCGTGAGGAGCAGCCGCGGCGCTCGCGCTGCACGGTGCTCCTGGACACCCGGGGCATCGCCTACGAGGGCGCGGGACCCGACTCGGCCTTCGAATGGGCCGTCTCCGGCACCGCCTCGGCCCTCGTGCACATGCTCGAACGGGGCTTCTCGGTGCGCCTGCTCACGGACAACGGCAGCTCGGTGCCCGGCGAGGGCGCCGACGGGTTCGCGGGCGCCGGGCAGGAGACGGCGGACGCGGCCGGGCTGATGATGGACACCCTCGCGGTGATCGACCACTCCGACGGCACGGGCCTGTCCCGGGCGTACGACGTGCTGCGCGGCGGGAGCGAGGGGCTGCTGGTCGCCTTCCTGGGCGATCTCGACGAGGAGCAGGCCGCGGTGGTGGCCAAGATGCGCCAGCGCAGCGGCGGCGCGGTCGCCTTCGTACTGGACCCCGACACCTGGGTGCGCGAGGCGACCGACGTGCCGGGCCCGGGCGACAGACACGAGGAACGGCTGCGCATGCTGCGCGAGGCGGGCTGGACCGTGCTGAGCGTGCCGCGCGGCGCCTCGCTGAACGATCTGTGGCGGCAGGCGGACCGGGAACGCTCGGGCCTGGCCGCCGTGAGCGGGGAGGCACTGTGATGAGCGGGCGGGCACGATTGGCGCTGTGCGCCGCCGCGGCCACGCTGATGGCCTCGTGCGCGCTGCTGCCCCTCGTCGACCGGCCCACGTGGCTGCTGCAGGCGGTCCTGCTGGTCGCCGTGCAGACCGGGGTGGGCGCGGCGGCCCGGCGGGTGCCGCTGGCACGGCCGCTGACCGTGGCGGCACAGGCCTTGGTGACGCTGATGCTGCTGACCCTGGTCTTCGCCCATCAGCAGGCGATCATCGGACTCGTCCCCGGCCCGGACGCCTTCCGGCACTTCGACGACCTGTTCCAGCAGGGTTCGAACGACGTCAGCCAGTACGCGATACCGGCACCGCTCACCGACGGCATCAAACTGATGCTGATCGGCGGGGTCCTGGGCATCGGCCTGCTGGTGGACGCCCTCGCGGTGACCTTCCGCAGCGCGGCCCCGGCCGGTCTGCCGCTGCTCGCGCTCTACTCGGTGGCCGCCGGGCTGTCCCACGGCGCCGCCGACTGGCTGTGGTTCCTGGTCGCGGCGGCCGGCTATCTGATGCTCCTGCTCGCCGAGAGCCGGGACCGGCTCGCGCAGTGGGGCCGCGTCTTCGGCGGCGGGCCCCGCACCCCGGGCGATCCGGAAGGCGGCGCGGTGGCCCCGGTGCGCTCCGGGCGCCGGATCGGCGCGGTCGCCCTCGGCGTCGCCCTGGTGGTGCCGCTCGCCCTGCCGGCGATGCAGGGCGGCCTGCTGGACGCCGCCGGGGCGGGTGCCGGGCCGGGCCACGGGAGCGGCGGCACGATCTCCGCGGTCAACCCGCTGGTGTCGCTGCGCGACAGCCTGAACGTGGACAACGACCGACAGGTGCTGTCCGTGAGGACCAGCGCCAACGATCTCTCGGACATGTACCTGCGGATCGTGTCCCTCGACGACTTCGACGGCACGACCTGGAAGCCGTCCCAGCGTCACATCATCGGCGTGCCCGGCCTCTTCCCGACTCCGGCCGGCCTGGGCGCGGACGTCAGGCGCACCGCCGTGAGGTCGACGATCACGGCCGCGGACTGGTACGCGCAGGACTGGCTGCCGATGCCGTACCCGCCGTCCAAGGTGCGGATCGACGGCAACTGGCGTTACGAACCGGTCGGCATGACGCTCGTCGGCGACCACGGCCAGAACACACGCGGCGAGACCTACCAGGTGACCAGCCTGGACGTGCAGCCGACGGCCGGGCAACTGTCCGACGCGCCGCAGCCGCCGGCGGCCCTGAAGCGTGAGTACACCAAGGTGCCGTCCGGGCTGCCGAAGGTGGTGGCCCGGACCGCCAAGGAGATCACCGCGGGTGCGGCCAGCCACTACGACGAGGCGGTCAAGCTCCAGGACTACTTCGCCGTGACCGGTGGATTCCAGTACGACACCCAGGTGGAGATCGGCCACGGCCCGGACGCCATCGCGAACTTCCTGAAGAAGAAGCAGGGTTTCTGCGTCCACTTCTCCTTCGCGATGGCGGCGATGGCCCGCACGCTCGGCATCCCGGCCCGGGTGGCGGTGGGCTTCGCGCCCGGCACCCCGCAGGCGGACGGCACGGTCTCGGTGACCCTGAAGGACGCGCACGCCTGGCCCGAGCTGTACTTCGAGGGCGTTGGCTGGACCCGCTTCGAGCCGACCCCGACCCGGGGCACCACACCGTCGTACACCCAGTCGGACACGCCCGGCAGTTCGTTGCCGAACGAGTCCCTGCCGTCCCACAACTCGTCCACGGCGCCCTCGGCGGCCCCCTCGCCGAGCGACAGCTGCACGGCCCGGCTGCACAAGCTCGACGCGTGCGACAGCCCCTCCGCGGCGGCGGCCACGCACAGCGGTGGTGGCGACGACCGGAGCTGGCTGTGGTACGCGCTGGTCGGGCTCGGTGCCCTGGCCGTCCTGGCGGTTCCGCTGTCGCCCCTGCTGTGGCGGGCGCGCCTGCGGGCCCTGCGGCTCGGCGCGCACGCGCGGACCGATGAGGGCGCGGCGGCACACACGC is a genomic window of Streptomyces griseochromogenes containing:
- a CDS encoding AAA family ATPase, producing MTTYDDRASLTDLTATVERVRSSVEGVIEGKPEVVRLSLTVLLAEGHLLIEDVPGVGKTMLAKTLARSIDCSVRRIQFTPDLLPSDITGVSIWDQQRRDFEFKPGAIFAQIVIGDEINRASPKTQSALLESMEERQVTIDGQTYELPSPFMVVATQNPVEMEGTYPLPEAQRDRFMARVSVGYPSVEAELQMLDVHGGVSPLEDLQPVAHAHEIVKLIEAVRGVHVSEAVRRYAVELVAATRTHPDLRLGASPRATLHLLRAARAAAALAGREYALPDDIQALAVAILAHRLLPTAQAQLNRRTAEQVVLDILQRTPVPAAPQQQSGFGGLGRSIPAYPQQPPRSL
- a CDS encoding DUF58 domain-containing protein → MSIGGTGREGADGGEAGGVRTALAGLTTRGRSFLAAGIAAAICAYVLGQGELLRVGLLLAVLPLLCATVLYRTRYRVSGSRRLSPARVPAGSEARVHLRMDNVSRLPTGLLMLQDRVPYVLGPRPRFVLDRMEPGGRREVSYRVRSDLRGRYPLGPLQLRLTDPFGMCELTRSFSTFDTLTVIPRVDPLAPVRFSGEAKGYGDGRQRSLALAGEDDVIPRGYRYGDDLRRVHWRSTARYGELMVRREEQPRRSRCTVLLDTRGIAYEGAGPDSAFEWAVSGTASALVHMLERGFSVRLLTDNGSSVPGEGADGFAGAGQETADAAGLMMDTLAVIDHSDGTGLSRAYDVLRGGSEGLLVAFLGDLDEEQAAVVAKMRQRSGGAVAFVLDPDTWVREATDVPGPGDRHEERLRMLREAGWTVLSVPRGASLNDLWRQADRERSGLAAVSGEAL
- a CDS encoding transglutaminase TgpA family protein, encoding MSGRARLALCAAAATLMASCALLPLVDRPTWLLQAVLLVAVQTGVGAAARRVPLARPLTVAAQALVTLMLLTLVFAHQQAIIGLVPGPDAFRHFDDLFQQGSNDVSQYAIPAPLTDGIKLMLIGGVLGIGLLVDALAVTFRSAAPAGLPLLALYSVAAGLSHGAADWLWFLVAAAGYLMLLLAESRDRLAQWGRVFGGGPRTPGDPEGGAVAPVRSGRRIGAVALGVALVVPLALPAMQGGLLDAAGAGAGPGHGSGGTISAVNPLVSLRDSLNVDNDRQVLSVRTSANDLSDMYLRIVSLDDFDGTTWKPSQRHIIGVPGLFPTPAGLGADVRRTAVRSTITAADWYAQDWLPMPYPPSKVRIDGNWRYEPVGMTLVGDHGQNTRGETYQVTSLDVQPTAGQLSDAPQPPAALKREYTKVPSGLPKVVARTAKEITAGAASHYDEAVKLQDYFAVTGGFQYDTQVEIGHGPDAIANFLKKKQGFCVHFSFAMAAMARTLGIPARVAVGFAPGTPQADGTVSVTLKDAHAWPELYFEGVGWTRFEPTPTRGTTPSYTQSDTPGSSLPNESLPSHNSSTAPSAAPSPSDSCTARLHKLDACDSPSAAAATHSGGGDDRSWLWYALVGLGALAVLAVPLSPLLWRARLRALRLGAHARTDEGAAAHTLAAWQELTDSAWDVGILPDESQTPRRAAARIVLLSHLDATAAAAVHRVADAVEQVLYAPRPRPVAGLAEDVRRVIAALNGTVSGRTRLRARIAPRSAARVLWAVSAWWAALRTRASAARPTLRRTSGQQG